A single window of Pseudomonas lutea DNA harbors:
- a CDS encoding TonB-dependent siderophore receptor translates to MASNNKGLFKVNALAALVATVACHGSAWAAEAPVNAQGATIELQNSMVTGEAPEGQETVGYQVKNSTAGTKTSTPLSETPRSVSVVTRQRIQDQGSQTLTDILGYVPGIFAPPFAVGDALAGDLFFIRGYNATDYGYGLLKDGLRLQGNRYDTTTEPYGLERTEVFRGPSSILYGENAPGGLVNLVSKRPTETAQGEAKFSYGSNNRRQLSLDVSGPLTDDNRILGRVVMLGRNADTQVDSVPDDRIYIAPSMTFNFDEDTALTLLSSYQRDRTKLLLGYPAAGTLLNNPNGKIGKDQFNGNPNWDDFERETWTLGYEFKHQLNDTWQFRQNSRYMQSRLDRHETWPNNLNNRGFGTTLSSTAYDRDNKSITYSVDNQFEGNFTSGALENTVLLGASYDRTSFNQDWDAGLGGTYNVFNPVFSPVTPNTTQYVQNSQLDQHMYGTYAQLQSKYDNWIFLAGGRQDWVHSEYRNRASARRAGSAAVAGTDLDGWDNEFSWQTGLMYQFDNGLSPYVSYSTAFTPAQQSSTPTGGLFDPIKSEQYEMGLKYEPKGWNTTFSAAVFNLTKTDDVVPDSTGFSRQVGKTESKGVELEVNSDVTKNLSWTASYTYTDARVTKDTAGSLFKDHQLTGVPRNQASTWATYRFLDGPLSGFHVGGGVRYFDNTFAYTAPSLYGKLKTGDVTLVDALVGYDIDKHWSVDVNAKNLFDKEFVSGCNNAGRCYWGEERTVMGTVAFRW, encoded by the coding sequence ATGGCGAGCAACAATAAGGGTCTTTTCAAGGTGAACGCCTTGGCAGCGCTGGTCGCAACAGTCGCCTGCCACGGCTCGGCCTGGGCCGCAGAAGCGCCGGTCAACGCACAGGGCGCCACCATCGAACTGCAGAATTCGATGGTCACCGGTGAAGCGCCCGAAGGGCAGGAAACCGTGGGCTATCAGGTGAAAAACAGCACCGCTGGCACCAAGACCAGCACGCCACTGTCGGAAACCCCACGCTCGGTGTCGGTGGTGACTCGCCAGCGCATCCAGGATCAAGGCTCGCAAACCCTGACCGACATCCTCGGTTACGTCCCCGGCATCTTCGCACCGCCGTTTGCAGTCGGCGACGCCCTGGCCGGTGACCTGTTCTTCATTCGCGGCTACAACGCCACCGATTACGGTTATGGCCTGCTCAAGGACGGCTTGCGTCTGCAGGGCAATCGTTACGACACCACCACCGAACCCTATGGCCTGGAGCGCACCGAAGTGTTCCGCGGGCCGAGCTCGATCCTGTACGGCGAAAACGCGCCAGGCGGGCTGGTCAATCTGGTCAGCAAACGGCCTACCGAAACTGCGCAGGGCGAAGCGAAATTCAGTTACGGCAGCAACAACCGCCGACAGCTGTCCCTCGACGTGTCCGGCCCGCTGACCGACGACAACCGTATTCTGGGCCGCGTCGTCATGCTCGGTCGCAACGCCGACACCCAGGTCGACTCGGTGCCGGACGACCGTATCTACATCGCGCCGTCGATGACTTTCAACTTCGACGAAGACACCGCGCTGACGCTGCTGTCGTCTTACCAGCGCGACCGCACCAAACTGCTGCTGGGCTACCCGGCGGCGGGCACGCTGCTGAACAACCCCAACGGCAAGATCGGCAAGGATCAGTTCAACGGCAACCCGAACTGGGATGACTTCGAGCGCGAAACCTGGACCCTGGGGTATGAGTTCAAGCATCAGCTCAACGACACCTGGCAGTTCCGCCAGAACTCGCGCTACATGCAGTCGCGTCTGGACCGTCACGAGACCTGGCCAAACAACCTGAACAACCGCGGTTTCGGCACCACGCTGAGCAGCACGGCCTACGACCGCGACAACAAGTCGATCACCTATTCGGTGGACAACCAGTTCGAAGGCAACTTCACCTCAGGTGCGCTGGAAAACACCGTACTGCTGGGCGCGAGCTACGATCGCACCTCGTTCAATCAGGACTGGGATGCCGGGCTAGGCGGGACCTACAACGTCTTCAATCCGGTATTTTCGCCGGTGACGCCGAACACCACGCAGTACGTGCAGAACTCGCAACTCGATCAGCACATGTACGGCACCTACGCGCAACTGCAAAGCAAGTACGACAACTGGATTTTCCTGGCCGGCGGGCGTCAGGACTGGGTTCACAGTGAATACCGTAACCGCGCCAGCGCTCGGCGCGCAGGCAGCGCCGCCGTAGCCGGTACCGACCTGGACGGGTGGGACAACGAGTTCAGCTGGCAAACCGGGCTGATGTATCAGTTCGACAACGGCTTGTCGCCATACGTCAGTTATTCCACGGCGTTTACCCCGGCGCAGCAATCGTCGACCCCGACCGGGGGGCTGTTCGATCCGATCAAGAGCGAGCAGTACGAGATGGGCCTGAAGTATGAGCCCAAGGGCTGGAACACGACCTTCAGCGCGGCGGTGTTCAATCTCACCAAAACCGACGATGTGGTGCCGGACAGCACCGGTTTCAGCCGCCAGGTCGGCAAGACCGAGTCGAAGGGCGTTGAGCTTGAGGTGAACAGTGATGTGACGAAGAACCTCAGTTGGACGGCTTCTTATACGTACACCGATGCGCGCGTGACCAAGGACACGGCGGGGTCGTTGTTCAAGGATCATCAGTTGACGGGCGTGCCGCGTAATCAGGCGAGCACGTGGGCGACGTATCGCTTCCTCGACGGTCCGTTGAGCGGTTTCCACGTAGGCGGCGGGGTGCGTTATTTCGACAACACGTTCGCGTATACGGCGCCGAGTCTGTACGGGAAGTTGAAGACGGGCGATGTGACGCTGGTGGATGCGTTGGTGGGGTATGACATCGACAAGCATTGGTCGGTGGATGTGAACGCCAAGAATCTGTTCGACAAGGAGTTTGTGAGCGGCTGCAATAACGCGGGTCGGTGTTATTGGGGTGAAGAGCGGACGGTGATGGGTACGGTTGCGTTTCGCTGGTAA
- a CDS encoding MbtH family protein has product MSFDSENTRFLVVINHEEQYSIWPDYKAIPEGWKSTGVEGDKQTCLNHIETVWTDMRPLSLRKAMA; this is encoded by the coding sequence ATGAGCTTCGACAGCGAAAACACACGCTTCCTGGTCGTCATCAACCACGAAGAACAGTACTCCATCTGGCCCGACTACAAAGCCATCCCTGAAGGCTGGAAAAGCACCGGCGTCGAAGGCGACAAACAAACCTGCCTCAACCACATCGAAACCGTCTGGACCGACATGCGCCCCCTCAGCCTGCGCAAGGCCATGGCCTGA
- a CDS encoding TauD/TfdA family dioxygenase, whose amino-acid sequence MNMRMLAPDRLRLEAGFPLRIQPAQPGVSLAAEFDALRNIVDQSLERDGAILFSGFSSEGVEGFQRFAASFGHPLLNYEFGSTPRTQVDGKGVYTSTEYPAHRSIPLHNEQAYTTEWPMRIFFYCAKAAVSGGETPIADSRRVYQRISPALRKRFEEKRLMYVRNYGNGLDLTWQQVFNTDRHSDVEAYCRTRGIQCDWNEEGDLRTRQLVQGVAQHPRSKDWVWFNQAHLFHLSNLDEEMQEILLDTVGEEGLPRNVYYGDGSPLEADALAEIRGVLAECEVVFPWQTGDVLMLDNMLTAHSRKPFTGERKVVVAMAEGVSGHTLHTLT is encoded by the coding sequence ATGAACATGCGCATGCTTGCGCCCGACCGCCTGCGCCTTGAAGCCGGCTTCCCCCTGCGCATCCAGCCCGCCCAGCCCGGGGTCAGCCTGGCCGCCGAATTCGACGCCCTGCGCAACATCGTCGACCAGTCGCTGGAGCGCGACGGCGCCATCCTCTTCAGCGGGTTCAGCAGCGAAGGCGTTGAAGGCTTCCAGCGCTTTGCCGCTTCTTTTGGCCATCCGCTGCTCAACTATGAATTCGGCTCCACGCCGCGCACGCAGGTTGACGGCAAAGGCGTCTACACCTCCACCGAATACCCGGCGCACCGCTCGATCCCGCTGCACAACGAACAGGCCTACACCACCGAATGGCCCATGCGCATCTTCTTCTACTGCGCCAAAGCCGCTGTCAGCGGAGGCGAGACGCCGATTGCCGACAGCCGTCGCGTGTACCAGCGCATCAGTCCGGCGCTGCGCAAACGCTTCGAAGAAAAGCGCCTGATGTACGTGCGCAACTACGGCAACGGCCTCGACCTGACCTGGCAACAGGTGTTCAACACCGACCGTCACAGCGACGTCGAAGCGTACTGCCGCACCCGTGGCATTCAGTGCGACTGGAACGAAGAAGGCGACCTGCGCACCCGTCAGTTGGTGCAGGGCGTGGCGCAACACCCACGCAGCAAAGACTGGGTCTGGTTCAACCAGGCGCACCTGTTTCACCTATCGAATCTGGACGAGGAAATGCAGGAAATCCTCCTCGACACCGTCGGCGAAGAAGGCTTGCCACGTAACGTCTATTACGGCGACGGCAGCCCGCTGGAAGCCGATGCGCTGGCGGAAATTCGCGGCGTGCTCGCTGAGTGCGAAGTGGTCTTTCCCTGGCAGACCGGGGACGTGCTGATGCTCGACAACATGCTCACCGCGCACTCGCGCAAGCCCTTCACCGGCGAACGCAAAGTGGTGGTCGCGATGGCCGAAGGCGTCAGCGGCCACACCTTGCACACGCTCACTTGA
- a CDS encoding formyltransferase family protein: MPKTKLVYIWSLRNAAADKAGQYVDYHGEQRYMTSPLEYLVNALNTTALGDHYSLEAIIYDENPESARDRESIKDYGFAPGQGAHWFYPPGLTVQGRKVDDLLENVPSSYRALPLGDSARLAGKADFERRLGERLHALKADVVVLDGLLVILDELVREGADFHRRIFNVHPGITRLESPYERRGAYATLDALYGARGKKVVNWSTREMIDIPVVDMTGASFHYVDNGIDSGEVVFDVLDTPIAPDDTILELRWNNFNNSLFPALEQGLWVLARQQSH; this comes from the coding sequence ATGCCCAAAACCAAGCTTGTTTACATCTGGTCGTTGCGTAACGCAGCCGCCGACAAGGCCGGTCAATACGTCGATTACCACGGCGAGCAGCGCTACATGACTTCGCCGCTGGAGTATCTGGTCAACGCGCTCAACACCACGGCGCTGGGCGACCACTACTCGCTGGAAGCAATCATCTACGACGAAAACCCCGAGTCCGCCCGCGACCGGGAGAGCATCAAGGACTACGGTTTTGCGCCGGGGCAGGGCGCGCACTGGTTCTATCCGCCGGGCCTGACAGTGCAGGGACGCAAGGTGGACGATTTGCTGGAAAATGTGCCGTCGAGCTATCGCGCCCTGCCTTTGGGCGACAGCGCGCGGCTGGCGGGCAAAGCCGATTTTGAGCGCCGGCTGGGGGAGAGGCTCCACGCTTTGAAAGCCGATGTGGTGGTGCTGGACGGACTGCTGGTGATCCTCGACGAACTGGTGCGCGAAGGCGCTGATTTCCATCGACGGATTTTCAACGTGCACCCAGGCATCACACGGCTGGAATCGCCATACGAACGGCGCGGCGCCTACGCCACCCTGGACGCGCTGTACGGGGCTCGCGGCAAGAAAGTGGTCAACTGGTCGACGCGGGAGATGATCGACATCCCGGTGGTGGACATGACCGGTGCGTCGTTCCATTACGTCGACAACGGGATCGATTCGGGGGAGGTGGTGTTTGACGTGCTCGACACCCCCATCGCGCCGGACGACACCATCCTTGAGTTGCGCTGGAACAACTTCAACAACAGCCTGTTTCCGGCGCTGGAGCAGGGGTTGTGGGTACTGGCACGGCAGCAGTCTCATTGA